In Sphingomonas sp. LR60, the following are encoded in one genomic region:
- the tig gene encoding trigger factor produces MQTVETLNEGLKRAFTLTIPAGDIAKRVDAELKRVAPQIKMPGFRPGKVPTNLVKKMHGPAIEQDALNTSIQEGIQALIADKQLRPAMQPSVELVEGYESGKDAELKVELEVLPQVPAPAIEGLKLERLTVPVDESAIDEQLKRFADGAKRWEDAGDKAAETGDQVIMDFVGKTMDGVAFDGGTGTDMAVEIGAGRLIPGFEEQVVGAKAGEERQIKVTFPEDYGAKELAGKDATFDLTIKSVQTAGESQIDDEMAKSLGLESLEQLRGLVKGQFEQENNGLTRTYMKRKLLDQLAEGHDFEVPPSMVEAEFNQIWQQLQHEATHEPDPQAALDEMEKERDDYRKIAERRVRLGLLLSEIGQANGVEVTQAEMQRLLSQAAQQYGPEDRQRFIQYVQQDPMAAAQLRAPLYEDKVVDFLFDKAEISERETTKEELEAAIESEDGFATGTHSHDHDNHKPKQSRAKKKAAPAAEGDDAAAEAKPAKKAAAKKPVAKGEDAGAVTEPAAAEAEAAPAKKPRAKKAAAPVEAETQVAESSPEAAEAAEGTQAADAAPAKKPRAKKAQ; encoded by the coding sequence ATGCAGACTGTCGAGACGCTGAACGAGGGCCTGAAGCGCGCCTTCACCCTGACGATCCCCGCCGGCGACATCGCCAAGCGGGTCGATGCCGAGCTGAAGCGCGTTGCGCCGCAGATCAAGATGCCGGGCTTCCGCCCGGGCAAGGTGCCGACCAATCTTGTCAAGAAGATGCACGGCCCCGCGATCGAGCAGGACGCGCTGAACACCTCGATCCAGGAGGGCATCCAGGCGCTGATCGCCGACAAGCAGCTTCGCCCCGCGATGCAGCCGAGTGTCGAGCTGGTCGAGGGCTATGAGTCCGGCAAGGACGCCGAGCTGAAGGTCGAGCTGGAAGTGCTCCCGCAGGTCCCGGCGCCCGCGATCGAAGGGCTGAAGCTCGAGCGTCTCACCGTCCCGGTCGACGAATCGGCGATCGACGAGCAGCTGAAGCGCTTCGCCGACGGCGCGAAGCGCTGGGAAGACGCGGGCGACAAGGCCGCCGAAACCGGCGATCAGGTCATCATGGACTTCGTCGGCAAGACCATGGACGGCGTGGCGTTCGATGGCGGCACCGGCACCGACATGGCGGTCGAGATCGGTGCGGGTCGCCTGATCCCCGGCTTCGAGGAGCAGGTCGTCGGCGCAAAGGCGGGCGAAGAGCGCCAGATCAAGGTGACCTTCCCCGAGGATTACGGCGCCAAGGAACTGGCCGGCAAGGACGCGACCTTCGATCTGACGATCAAGTCGGTGCAGACCGCGGGCGAGAGCCAGATCGACGACGAGATGGCCAAGAGCCTCGGTCTCGAGAGCCTCGAGCAGCTGCGTGGGCTGGTGAAGGGCCAGTTCGAGCAGGAGAACAACGGCCTGACGCGCACCTATATGAAGCGCAAGCTGCTCGACCAGCTGGCCGAGGGGCATGACTTCGAAGTGCCGCCGTCGATGGTCGAGGCCGAATTCAACCAGATCTGGCAGCAGCTCCAGCACGAAGCGACGCACGAGCCCGATCCGCAGGCCGCGCTCGACGAAATGGAGAAGGAGCGCGACGATTACCGCAAGATCGCCGAGCGCCGTGTCCGTCTCGGCCTGCTGCTGAGCGAGATCGGCCAGGCGAACGGCGTCGAAGTGACGCAGGCGGAAATGCAGCGTCTGCTCTCGCAGGCGGCGCAGCAATACGGCCCCGAGGACCGTCAGCGCTTCATCCAGTACGTGCAGCAGGACCCGATGGCCGCCGCACAGCTCCGCGCGCCGCTTTACGAGGACAAGGTCGTCGACTTCCTGTTCGACAAGGCCGAAATCAGCGAGCGCGAGACGACCAAGGAAGAGCTGGAAGCCGCGATCGAGAGCGAGGACGGTTTCGCGACCGGCACGCACAGCCACGATCACGACAACCACAAGCCCAAGCAGAGCCGCGCCAAGAAGAAGGCCGCACCGGCCGCAGAAGGCGACGACGCCGCTGCCGAGGCGAAGCCCGCCAAGAAGGCCGCCGCCAAGAAGCCGGTCGCCAAGGGTGAGGATGCCGGCGCGGTGACCGAGCCCGCTGCTGCCGAAGCCGAGGCGGCGCCGGCGAAGAAGCCGCGCGCCAAGAAGGCTGCTGCGCCGGTCGAGGCCGAGACGCAGGTCGCCGAATCGTCCCCGGAGGCCGCTGAGGCAGCCGAGGGCACGCAGGCCGCCGACGCCGCTCCGGCGAAGAAGCCGCGCGCGAAGAAGGCCCAGTAA
- a CDS encoding GFA family protein, translating into MTIERRARCRCGQLTATCIGAPVRVFACHCHACQRRTGGPFSAQARFPIDRVTIAGDFHVWERVADSGRRAWYRWCGDCGGTIAYTNEGMNGLIAIPIGAFADEATGAELPSLTASVFEQYKQRWLRIEGDGISHED; encoded by the coding sequence GTGACGATCGAGCGGCGCGCGCGTTGCCGGTGTGGTCAATTGACCGCGACCTGCATCGGCGCGCCGGTTCGTGTGTTTGCGTGCCACTGCCACGCTTGCCAGCGTCGCACCGGCGGTCCCTTCTCGGCACAGGCGCGGTTTCCGATCGATCGGGTGACGATCGCGGGGGACTTTCACGTCTGGGAACGGGTGGCGGATAGCGGTCGGCGGGCGTGGTATCGCTGGTGCGGCGACTGCGGTGGAACGATCGCCTATACGAATGAAGGTATGAACGGGTTGATCGCCATTCCGATCGGCGCGTTTGCGGACGAGGCGACCGGGGCGGAACTACCGTCCCTCACCGCATCGGTGTTCGAGCAGTACAAGCAGCGGTGGCTCAGGATCGAAGGCGACGGCATCTCGCACGAAGACTGA
- a CDS encoding glycosyltransferase family 2 protein, whose protein sequence is MIAGPRIAVLLPCYNEEAAIAQTVASFRTALPDAAIYVYDNNSRDQTRERAAAAGAIVRTERIQGKGAVVRRMFADVDADVYVMADGDATYDASAAPALVARMLDEHLDMVVGCRIGEAAAAYRRGHRLGNALLTGMLTRLFGRSFTDILTGYRVFSRRFVKSFPVLSVGFEIETEISVHALELKMPVGEVETPYFARPEGSVSKLSTYRDGWRIVGTIATLYRIERPLWFFGGFGGLLAALAVILAVPLVVTYMHTGLVPRFPTAILTTGLIILAALCFFAGLILDTVVRGRREVRRLAYLQLPAPGRVSEGA, encoded by the coding sequence GTGATCGCGGGTCCGCGGATCGCGGTGCTGTTGCCGTGCTATAACGAAGAGGCGGCGATCGCGCAGACCGTCGCGTCGTTCCGCACAGCGCTGCCCGATGCGGCGATCTACGTCTACGACAACAACAGCCGCGACCAGACCCGCGAGCGCGCTGCCGCGGCCGGCGCGATCGTCCGCACCGAACGCATTCAGGGCAAGGGCGCGGTGGTGCGGCGGATGTTCGCCGATGTCGATGCCGACGTATATGTGATGGCGGACGGCGACGCGACCTATGACGCCAGCGCCGCACCTGCGCTGGTCGCGCGGATGCTCGACGAGCATCTCGACATGGTCGTCGGTTGCCGGATCGGCGAGGCCGCCGCCGCCTATCGCCGCGGGCATCGGCTCGGCAATGCGCTGCTGACCGGCATGCTTACGCGGCTGTTCGGGCGTAGCTTCACCGACATCCTGACCGGATACCGCGTGTTCTCGCGTCGCTTCGTGAAAAGCTTCCCGGTGCTGTCGGTCGGGTTCGAGATCGAGACCGAGATCAGCGTCCATGCGCTCGAGCTCAAGATGCCGGTCGGCGAGGTCGAGACGCCCTATTTCGCGCGCCCCGAAGGATCGGTATCGAAGCTGAGTACCTATCGCGACGGCTGGCGGATCGTCGGCACGATCGCGACGCTCTACCGGATCGAGCGGCCCTTGTGGTTCTTCGGCGGATTTGGCGGGCTGCTCGCGGCGCTGGCGGTGATCCTCGCGGTGCCGCTGGTCGTCACCTACATGCACACCGGGTTGGTGCCGCGTTTCCCGACCGCGATTCTGACCACCGGGCTCATCATCCTCGCGGCGCTCTGCTTCTTCGCCGGGTTGATCCTCGACACCGTGGTGCGCGGACGGCGCGAGGTGCGGCGGCTCGCCTACTTGCAGCTCCCCGCGCCGGGCCGGGTAAGCGAAGGGGCTTGA